A section of the Marinoscillum sp. 108 genome encodes:
- the rpsA gene encoding 30S ribosomal protein S1, with protein sequence MAEDKKDELQDVENTEAQAAETPEETKAVEAAEETPAEEAKKEVAEEVKAEPAKEEVKAPVAKEVKAPEVQAPIAEAEVDIWDTAVDDGFGEEYSDKDRKKMEALYEATLNQITEKEVMAGTVVGITDRDVIINIGFKSDGLVALSEFRDVEDLKPGDAVEVYVEEQENANGQLVLSRRKAKIVKAWENIQKGLDEDMVINGMVKRRTKGGLIVDIFGVEAFLPGSQIDVKPIRDFDVFVGKKMEVKVVKINYANDNVVVSHKVLIEKDIEKQKAVILENLEKGQVLEGVIKNMTNFGVFIDLGGVDGLLHITDISWGRINHPEEVLSLDAKVNVVVLDFDDDKKRISLGMKQLTAHPWDSLDKDMTVGSKVKGKIVNVADYGAFLEIIPGVEGLIHVSEMSWSQHLRNPQDFISVGDQLEAVVLTIDRDDRKMSLGIKQLTEDPWTKQDVLTNYAVGTKHTGIVRNLTNFGLFIELEEGIDGLVHVSDLSWTKKIKHPSEFVKVGDELEVVVMELDVDNRRLALSHKHLEENPWDTFETVFTRGSVHKCTVISKNDRGGLLELPYGLEGQVTTKNLQKEDGSQANEGETLDFKVMEFSKDEKRIVLSHTSTWKEGAEQPAPAAAPAPKKGKSSKGNTLNKINQETEKSTLGDLEALSALKDKMESAAKPAAAKPAKKAAPKAEEKAPEAEGSEEESKDSE encoded by the coding sequence ATGGCAGAAGATAAAAAAGACGAGCTTCAGGACGTGGAAAACACAGAAGCTCAGGCAGCTGAGACTCCAGAGGAGACAAAAGCAGTAGAAGCAGCAGAGGAGACTCCAGCTGAAGAAGCCAAAAAAGAAGTAGCTGAGGAAGTGAAAGCTGAGCCAGCGAAAGAAGAAGTAAAAGCTCCCGTAGCCAAAGAAGTGAAAGCTCCTGAGGTACAGGCGCCGATTGCAGAAGCTGAAGTAGACATTTGGGATACTGCAGTGGATGACGGTTTTGGAGAGGAGTACTCTGACAAAGACCGCAAAAAAATGGAAGCCCTTTATGAGGCTACCCTCAACCAAATCACAGAGAAAGAAGTGATGGCAGGAACTGTAGTGGGTATCACTGACAGGGACGTGATCATCAACATTGGCTTCAAATCTGACGGACTGGTAGCCCTTTCTGAATTCAGAGATGTGGAAGACCTGAAGCCGGGTGATGCAGTAGAGGTATATGTAGAAGAGCAGGAAAACGCCAATGGCCAGCTTGTTCTTTCTCGTAGAAAAGCCAAAATCGTGAAAGCATGGGAAAACATCCAGAAAGGTTTGGATGAAGACATGGTCATCAACGGAATGGTGAAGAGAAGAACCAAAGGTGGTCTGATTGTAGATATTTTTGGAGTAGAGGCTTTCCTTCCAGGTTCACAGATCGATGTGAAGCCTATCAGAGACTTTGATGTCTTTGTAGGTAAGAAAATGGAAGTGAAAGTAGTGAAAATCAACTACGCTAACGATAACGTGGTGGTTTCTCACAAAGTATTGATCGAGAAGGATATCGAGAAGCAGAAAGCTGTGATCCTCGAAAACCTGGAGAAAGGTCAGGTACTGGAAGGTGTGATCAAAAACATGACCAACTTCGGTGTATTCATCGACCTTGGTGGTGTAGACGGTCTGCTTCACATTACAGACATCTCATGGGGACGTATCAACCATCCGGAAGAAGTACTTTCTTTGGATGCTAAAGTGAACGTTGTTGTTCTTGATTTTGATGATGACAAGAAGCGAATTTCTTTGGGTATGAAGCAATTGACTGCTCATCCTTGGGATTCACTTGACAAAGACATGACGGTAGGTTCTAAAGTGAAAGGTAAGATTGTGAATGTAGCCGATTACGGTGCATTCCTCGAAATCATCCCTGGAGTAGAAGGACTGATCCACGTATCTGAAATGTCATGGTCTCAGCACCTCAGAAATCCACAGGATTTCATCAGCGTAGGTGACCAACTGGAAGCAGTGGTACTGACCATCGACAGAGATGATCGTAAGATGTCTCTTGGTATCAAGCAATTGACTGAAGATCCATGGACTAAGCAGGATGTACTGACTAACTACGCTGTGGGCACTAAGCACACAGGTATCGTAAGAAACCTTACCAACTTTGGCTTGTTCATCGAGCTGGAAGAAGGTATCGACGGTCTGGTACACGTTTCTGATCTTAGCTGGACTAAGAAGATCAAGCATCCATCTGAATTCGTGAAAGTAGGCGACGAACTGGAAGTGGTAGTGATGGAGCTGGATGTAGATAACAGAAGACTGGCCCTAAGCCACAAGCACCTGGAAGAGAATCCTTGGGATACGTTCGAAACCGTATTCACCAGAGGTTCTGTACACAAGTGTACCGTCATTTCTAAAAATGACAGAGGCGGTTTGCTAGAGCTTCCATACGGCCTTGAAGGTCAGGTGACGACTAAAAACCTTCAGAAAGAAGATGGCTCACAAGCCAATGAAGGTGAGACACTTGATTTTAAAGTGATGGAATTCTCTAAGGATGAGAAAAGAATTGTACTTTCACATACATCTACCTGGAAAGAAGGTGCTGAGCAGCCTGCTCCTGCAGCTGCACCGGCCCCTAAGAAAGGTAAATCATCGAAAGGCAATACACTCAACAAGATCAATCAGGAAACTGAGAAGTCTACCTTAGGTGATCTGGAAGCACTTTCCGCTTTGAAAGACAAGATGGAATCAGCTGCTAAGCCTGCTGCCGCCAAGCCTGCCAAAAAAGCAGCGCCTAAGGCAGAAGAAAAAGCGCCAGAAGCCGAAGGATCGGAAGAAGAATCAAAAGATTCTGAATAA
- a CDS encoding tetratricopeptide repeat protein: MGLESCKCLNTINADGDSEQTWEKFNTTCWSRIIEQFKDDINALEFDTTDTEIAEVPEYKRGYELGKIVGVRVFTNMIDNCDEFYEIFKKMIPKVIDPNTVPIYGEGEIDSLTNHIELGINLFDNYCDRAIAYYKKSKTKKAISDLDKAIELKPDQPTPHIYKGIIHRNNKKYCSAAKEFETAYQLGSNPMILIFSRILIRECGN; the protein is encoded by the coding sequence ATGGGATTAGAATCATGTAAATGTCTAAATACCATCAATGCGGATGGAGACTCAGAACAAACTTGGGAAAAATTCAATACAACTTGCTGGTCAAGAATAATTGAGCAATTTAAGGATGACATAAATGCTCTTGAGTTTGATACGACCGATACTGAAATAGCAGAGGTGCCTGAATATAAAAGAGGTTACGAATTGGGGAAGATTGTTGGAGTCAGAGTATTCACTAACATGATTGATAACTGCGACGAATTCTATGAAATATTCAAAAAGATGATTCCTAAAGTTATAGATCCAAACACAGTTCCGATATATGGAGAAGGAGAAATTGATTCGTTAACAAACCACATTGAACTAGGGATTAATTTATTCGACAATTACTGCGATCGTGCTATTGCGTACTACAAAAAGAGTAAAACTAAAAAAGCCATTTCCGACTTGGACAAGGCAATTGAATTGAAACCAGATCAACCAACACCGCATATTTATAAGGGGATCATTCATCGTAACAATAAAAAATATTGCTCAGCAGCAAAGGAATTCGAAACTGCATATCAACTAGGATCCAACCCAATGATTCTGATCTTCTCAAGAATTTTGATCCGAGAATGTGGAAACTAA
- a CDS encoding suppressor of fused domain protein, protein MNKPKTPIENYLSHLDSIFQTEPEFFGGEKRDGLAGVTSIVYSELPESGMVTGITYGLSLVEHPDWKLGRPELLISVESTDKSWAQAAGFIAEQLRGNCPFSYSNTINFGEPVSDESEMDAFLIFAPSILDKKFYLNIDIGLDYKINIAGLYPIYSSEMKLVNEWGLDKFWHHPDFNNYNVNRKRITG, encoded by the coding sequence ATGAACAAGCCAAAAACACCAATCGAAAATTACCTGTCTCATTTGGATAGCATTTTCCAAACCGAGCCTGAATTCTTTGGAGGTGAGAAGAGAGACGGACTGGCAGGTGTAACTAGTATTGTTTACTCTGAACTACCTGAATCCGGCATGGTAACTGGCATAACTTATGGACTATCCCTAGTTGAACATCCTGACTGGAAACTGGGACGACCTGAACTTCTTATTTCGGTTGAATCAACTGACAAGTCATGGGCACAGGCTGCAGGGTTTATTGCTGAACAACTCCGTGGAAATTGCCCATTTTCTTACAGCAATACGATCAACTTTGGCGAGCCTGTTTCCGATGAATCAGAGATGGATGCTTTTCTAATATTTGCACCGTCTATCCTCGACAAAAAGTTTTACTTAAATATTGACATTGGATTGGATTACAAGATCAACATTGCAGGTCTTTATCCAATCTATTCGAGTGAGATGAAACTGGTGAACGAGTGGGGACTTGATAAATTCTGGCATCACCCAGATTTTAACAACTATAACGTCAACAGAAAACGAATAACTGGATAA
- a CDS encoding amidohydrolase family protein: MKKIILKILKYGLIVIGLILSIILLLYVYPIADPLSQKTDTNDYIISNINIIDVANDSIITNQSVYIKNDRIVKVTSKDSLLKNDHIKIIDGKGKYALAGLWDMHSHLAFQIAPQVIMPLHIANGVTYIRDMQGIVNINKERIQWRKEIDSEELLGPRLIGFADEIVGANYDEQNVFELVNRTAKDSQTFIKIYSGILPDRYFPLAEEAKKQGVVFAGHYPNAINPIDASNAGQRSFEHAHLFLKHANPLAKKNRQYYQALYSDEEVDEDDRPSSIDMLASFDYQKFSELVDTMVKNNTYFCPTHITRKYEAFANDKVFLDDANLKYIPHLVSLIWKDDISQMKEYVEVEGNQQYLEDFYLKGLELTGLAHEKGVNILAGTDSYDPYSFPGISLHSELEELVKAGLSPAEALKSATIIPAEYFNVSEMYGTIAENKIADLLILDKNPLEDIKNTTSIESLFFNGNLYEKEDIDNMKLYVENNASGLNGLSISVKMFFRLMKDNRH; encoded by the coding sequence GTGAAGAAAATAATTCTCAAAATACTTAAATACGGACTTATAGTAATTGGCTTGATTCTAAGTATTATTCTATTACTGTATGTATATCCTATTGCAGACCCATTAAGTCAAAAAACAGATACTAACGACTATATTATATCAAACATCAACATTATAGATGTAGCAAACGATTCAATCATAACAAACCAATCTGTTTATATTAAAAATGACAGGATAGTAAAAGTCACTTCAAAAGATTCTCTTTTAAAAAACGACCACATTAAGATCATTGATGGTAAAGGAAAGTATGCTTTGGCTGGTTTATGGGACATGCATTCACACTTAGCATTCCAGATTGCACCACAAGTGATTATGCCCCTGCATATTGCAAATGGAGTTACATATATCAGGGACATGCAAGGCATTGTCAACATTAACAAAGAGAGGATCCAATGGAGAAAGGAAATAGACTCAGAAGAACTATTAGGACCAAGATTAATTGGTTTTGCTGATGAAATAGTTGGTGCGAATTATGATGAGCAAAATGTTTTTGAACTAGTAAATAGAACAGCAAAAGATAGCCAGACTTTTATTAAGATTTATTCTGGGATATTACCTGATAGATATTTTCCCTTAGCAGAAGAGGCCAAAAAGCAGGGCGTTGTTTTTGCTGGACATTATCCGAATGCAATTAATCCTATAGATGCCTCAAATGCCGGGCAACGGAGCTTTGAACATGCTCATTTATTTTTAAAACATGCCAACCCACTAGCTAAAAAAAATCGTCAATATTATCAGGCTTTGTATTCAGATGAAGAGGTTGACGAAGATGATAGGCCTTCATCAATCGACATGTTGGCCAGTTTTGATTACCAAAAATTCTCTGAACTGGTAGATACCATGGTAAAAAACAACACCTACTTCTGCCCAACTCATATTACCCGAAAATATGAAGCCTTTGCGAACGATAAAGTATTTTTAGATGATGCAAACCTGAAGTATATACCTCATTTAGTATCATTAATATGGAAAGATGATATTTCACAAATGAAGGAGTATGTAGAGGTGGAAGGCAATCAACAGTATCTTGAAGACTTTTATCTAAAAGGATTAGAGTTAACTGGTTTGGCACATGAAAAGGGAGTGAACATATTAGCAGGAACTGATTCATACGACCCGTATTCATTTCCCGGAATCAGCTTACATAGTGAGCTTGAAGAACTGGTAAAAGCAGGGCTATCTCCAGCAGAAGCACTAAAAAGTGCGACTATAATCCCTGCTGAATATTTTAATGTTTCAGAGATGTACGGAACTATAGCAGAAAATAAAATAGCCGATTTACTTATTTTGGATAAAAATCCTCTGGAGGATATAAAGAATACCACTTCTATAGAAAGCCTTTTTTTTAATGGTAACCTATATGAAAAAGAAGATATTGATAACATGAAATTATATGTTGAAAACAATGCTTCTGGCCTAAATGGATTATCTATTTCTGTAAAAATGTTTTTTAGGCTCATGAAAGACAATAGACATTAA
- a CDS encoding outer membrane beta-barrel protein produces MKKQAVIYFFLFLLGSFVMAQDFLSWQMNDRYFTAQAGFGFASYRGELKHNGSIQNEISNISLGVEARLLPKVGARIEIGRYSIRGHDRHAPDSSYAQQRNLSFSSTNYEISVQGIFYMKKYAGAYYKRHKVDPYLLAGVGATFISPTAELAGQQYNLYDLQTEDTEYSRFTMIFPVGAGLKWKINPFLNFTTEITYRFTLSDYLDDVSGNYPQNPGQGADLLSNRKDEVGVINQEAYDQLVAGAPRGDQQDKDAYLFLNLKFEFFLPPGLFKGK; encoded by the coding sequence ATGAAAAAACAGGCCGTCATTTACTTTTTCCTTTTCCTTCTGGGGTCATTCGTCATGGCTCAGGACTTCCTCTCATGGCAGATGAACGACCGCTACTTTACCGCTCAGGCAGGCTTTGGCTTTGCCTCCTATCGGGGTGAGCTCAAACACAATGGCAGCATCCAAAACGAAATCTCCAACATCAGCCTGGGTGTGGAGGCTCGCCTTCTCCCCAAGGTGGGAGCTAGGATAGAAATAGGCCGTTACAGCATCAGAGGTCATGACAGGCATGCCCCTGACAGCTCCTATGCGCAGCAGCGAAACCTCTCATTCAGCTCCACCAATTATGAAATCAGCGTGCAGGGCATTTTCTATATGAAAAAGTATGCGGGAGCTTATTACAAAAGACACAAAGTAGACCCCTACCTCCTGGCGGGTGTGGGCGCCACCTTTATCAGCCCCACGGCTGAGCTGGCCGGGCAGCAGTATAATCTCTACGACCTCCAAACAGAAGACACTGAGTACAGCAGGTTTACGATGATCTTTCCGGTGGGAGCCGGCCTCAAATGGAAAATCAACCCATTCCTCAACTTCACTACAGAAATTACCTATCGCTTTACCCTTTCTGATTACCTGGATGATGTCTCAGGGAACTATCCTCAAAACCCGGGACAGGGTGCTGACCTGCTCTCCAACCGCAAGGACGAAGTGGGTGTGATCAACCAGGAAGCGTACGATCAACTGGTTGCTGGTGCGCCCAGGGGAGATCAGCAGGACAAAGATGCCTACCTGTTTTTAAACCTGAAATTTGAATTTTTTCTTCCGCCAGGGCTTTTCAAAGGAAAATAA
- a CDS encoding DegT/DnrJ/EryC1/StrS aminotransferase family protein — MSPDRIYFSPPYISETEIAAVTETLRQGWIAPVGPQLDLLEQSLAQKFHFPHVLALNSGTAALHLAVRLAGVRAGDRVIVGSFTFVAAANAVRYEQGVPVFMDSEPDTWNLDPRLLKSHLSEQAGKPTFPKAVIVTHIFGQPAKIKEIADICAEYGVKLIEDAAEALGATSITGQFVGGEGDFGVLSFNGNKIITTGGGGALICKHAEDHEHAKHLASQAKVPANHYLHEEVGYNYRLSNVLAGLGLAQLSRFDAIMERKKAVFDDYHQALESLNWLTPKVVQGANCWVYPCVMDHEIGVDELIRRFEEANIEARRFWRPLHLQPLFSDAGYVGGSVAEDLFRKGICLPSGAGLTSEEMERVVEVLERFRLYFPLKSPGGRKNSNFRFKNR, encoded by the coding sequence TTGAGTCCGGATCGCATTTATTTCTCGCCACCTTATATATCAGAGACTGAGATCGCTGCAGTGACTGAGACTTTGAGGCAAGGGTGGATTGCCCCGGTGGGCCCGCAGCTGGATTTGCTGGAGCAGTCGCTTGCTCAAAAGTTTCATTTTCCTCATGTGCTGGCCCTCAACTCCGGTACTGCAGCATTGCATCTGGCCGTGCGGCTTGCGGGAGTGCGGGCAGGCGATCGGGTGATCGTGGGGTCATTTACCTTTGTGGCAGCCGCCAATGCTGTCCGATATGAGCAGGGAGTACCGGTATTTATGGACAGCGAGCCAGATACCTGGAACCTGGATCCCCGCCTTTTGAAAAGCCATTTATCTGAGCAGGCGGGCAAGCCGACATTCCCCAAAGCAGTAATCGTAACGCACATTTTTGGCCAGCCCGCCAAAATCAAGGAGATCGCCGACATCTGTGCGGAGTACGGGGTGAAACTGATAGAGGATGCGGCCGAAGCCCTGGGCGCGACCAGCATCACCGGGCAGTTTGTTGGAGGGGAGGGCGATTTTGGAGTACTCTCATTCAATGGCAATAAGATTATCACCACCGGCGGTGGGGGAGCACTGATTTGCAAACATGCGGAAGACCATGAGCATGCGAAGCATCTGGCCTCACAGGCTAAGGTGCCGGCCAATCATTACCTGCATGAGGAAGTAGGGTATAATTACCGCCTGAGTAACGTGCTGGCGGGGCTCGGCCTGGCTCAGCTTTCCCGGTTTGATGCGATTATGGAACGGAAGAAAGCGGTTTTCGATGACTACCACCAGGCGCTCGAAAGCCTGAATTGGCTGACTCCAAAGGTGGTTCAGGGAGCTAACTGCTGGGTGTACCCCTGTGTGATGGATCATGAAATAGGAGTGGATGAGTTAATCCGGCGATTCGAAGAGGCCAATATTGAGGCCAGGCGGTTTTGGCGGCCGTTGCATTTACAGCCCCTGTTTTCGGATGCCGGGTATGTGGGCGGTTCGGTGGCCGAGGACTTATTCAGAAAGGGAATATGCCTGCCAAGTGGTGCTGGGCTCACTTCGGAGGAGATGGAGAGAGTAGTAGAGGTGTTGGAAAGGTTTAGGCTTTATTTTCCTTTGAAAAGCCCTGGCGGAAGAAAAAATTCAAATTTCAGGTTTAAAAACAGGTAG
- a CDS encoding sugar transferase yields the protein MSRHSKYFRYIKPSFDFLMAGWLCIVLLPLMCAIALWLLLSGQPVFFVQERPGLGGRLFKMLKFTTMTNVPGDPIFPMGKFLRKTSLDELPQLFNILKGEMSFIGPRPLLVAYLQKYTPKEHRRHEVKPGITGWAQVNGRNALDFKEKMKLDLYYVAHCSLWLDLRIFLKTFVQLIKWWESDYHAVQVKTSESH from the coding sequence ATGTCCAGGCACTCAAAATACTTTAGATATATAAAACCGTCATTTGATTTTTTGATGGCCGGTTGGCTGTGTATTGTGCTTTTGCCCCTGATGTGCGCCATTGCTTTATGGCTTTTGCTGTCAGGTCAGCCGGTTTTCTTTGTGCAGGAGCGGCCCGGTCTGGGAGGGCGGTTATTTAAGATGCTGAAATTTACCACAATGACCAACGTCCCGGGAGACCCCATCTTCCCCATGGGTAAATTTTTGAGAAAGACCTCATTGGATGAATTACCACAGCTGTTCAATATTCTGAAAGGGGAGATGAGCTTCATTGGCCCCAGGCCACTGTTGGTGGCGTACCTGCAGAAATATACACCGAAAGAACACCGCAGGCATGAGGTGAAGCCGGGCATTACGGGCTGGGCGCAGGTGAATGGTCGCAATGCCCTGGATTTCAAAGAGAAAATGAAATTGGATTTGTACTACGTTGCGCATTGCTCCCTGTGGCTGGACCTGAGGATATTTTTAAAAACCTTTGTCCAGTTGATCAAATGGTGGGAATCTGATTATCACGCCGTGCAAGTCAAAACCTCCGAATCGCATTGA
- a CDS encoding penicillin acylase family protein: MKTFRFIFFLTITIALGVSLNTRIAGVPPLGKFLSPFHGFWQNAEEAGINYEETLDMEGLTAPVTVYYDEMRIPHIYAENETDLHRVQGYLTARDRLWQMDFFSRLVFGRLSEVLGERTLNFDRFNRRIGLKKMTEDLLETIQSDPDLLPVLNAYSDGVNAYIDQLTYAQYPLEFKLLNYEPEAWSPLKSCLAYAMLSNTLSRGESDLENTNALALFGKDMFNLLYPDQLGNLDPVIPKEKKWSFDPLKVIKPNIPYPLTTTKKTIEKPHPLNGSNNFAVSGSKSKSGHVMLANEPDLELTLPSIWYAYHLHTDDKNVMGVTVPGTPVILIGFNDSISWGVTNSPRDQVDWYSIQFRDENRSEYLYNNQWFKAEKQIEVFKIAGGATYTDTIIYVHHGPVVYDRNFFPENGKTNYAMKWIAHFPSTTINAMYEINKAKNYEDFTKAMVKFQGPPQNFMFGSTKGDIAVWLPGKFPVKWREQGKYLMDGSNPSYEWKAYIPFEHSLFAKNPERGFLSSANQHPVDTLYPYYTYDHNYEYYRGRRINDRLRILKDMIPKDMMKLQNDNFNYMASESLPMMLNYLDTGSFDTQAWNYHKTLSEWDYFNEPSLKAPSVYQLWWDILYQQIWDEIDTVSIAIDRPNKYVTIDLLKRDSSLVFADILATNARETTRDLINLTYQKAIDSLDVRMSQNNEDLSWFTFKNTTVRHLLRLDPFSVDQVRVGGYASIVNAASKGHGPSWRMVVEMDPAGTKAWGVYPGSQTGNPGSPLYGHMISRWASGEYYPLLFGPEIKNSDQVIFTQTIQPQ; this comes from the coding sequence ATGAAGACATTTCGTTTTATTTTTTTTCTCACCATTACCATTGCCTTAGGGGTTTCGCTGAACACGCGAATAGCCGGAGTACCTCCTTTGGGTAAATTTCTCAGCCCGTTCCATGGTTTCTGGCAAAATGCTGAAGAAGCAGGAATCAACTACGAAGAAACACTGGACATGGAAGGACTGACCGCTCCGGTGACGGTCTACTACGACGAGATGCGCATTCCACATATCTATGCGGAAAACGAAACAGACCTTCATAGGGTGCAGGGCTATCTCACAGCCAGAGACAGGCTTTGGCAAATGGACTTCTTTTCGAGGCTCGTTTTCGGAAGACTTTCAGAAGTATTGGGAGAACGCACGCTTAACTTCGATCGGTTCAACAGAAGAATTGGTTTGAAGAAAATGACCGAAGACCTGCTGGAGACCATACAGTCCGATCCTGATCTGCTGCCAGTACTCAATGCCTACAGCGATGGCGTGAATGCTTATATAGACCAACTCACCTACGCCCAGTATCCGCTGGAATTCAAGTTGCTCAATTATGAGCCCGAGGCATGGTCCCCATTGAAGTCATGCCTGGCCTATGCCATGCTGAGCAACACCCTTTCGCGAGGTGAATCCGATTTGGAAAACACCAATGCCCTTGCCCTGTTTGGTAAGGACATGTTCAATTTGCTGTATCCAGACCAACTGGGTAATCTGGACCCGGTAATTCCCAAAGAGAAAAAGTGGAGTTTTGATCCGCTCAAAGTCATCAAACCAAACATTCCATACCCGCTCACTACCACTAAAAAAACGATAGAGAAGCCTCATCCGCTCAATGGCAGCAACAACTTTGCGGTATCAGGGAGCAAATCAAAAAGTGGCCATGTCATGCTGGCCAACGAGCCCGACCTGGAACTGACCCTGCCTTCTATATGGTATGCGTATCATCTTCACACCGATGATAAGAATGTAATGGGTGTGACGGTACCTGGCACTCCGGTCATACTCATTGGCTTCAATGACAGCATCTCCTGGGGAGTGACCAATTCGCCCCGGGATCAGGTAGATTGGTATTCGATCCAATTCAGGGATGAAAATCGCAGTGAGTACCTCTACAACAATCAGTGGTTCAAAGCAGAAAAGCAGATCGAGGTATTCAAGATTGCAGGAGGTGCTACCTATACGGATACCATCATCTATGTGCACCATGGTCCGGTGGTCTATGACCGCAATTTCTTTCCTGAAAATGGCAAGACCAACTATGCCATGAAATGGATCGCTCACTTCCCGAGCACCACCATCAATGCCATGTACGAAATCAATAAGGCCAAAAATTATGAAGACTTCACCAAAGCCATGGTGAAATTTCAGGGGCCCCCTCAGAACTTCATGTTTGGCTCTACCAAAGGAGACATTGCAGTGTGGTTGCCCGGGAAATTTCCTGTAAAGTGGCGCGAACAAGGAAAATACCTCATGGATGGATCGAATCCTTCGTATGAATGGAAGGCATATATTCCATTTGAGCACAGTCTCTTCGCCAAAAATCCCGAGCGGGGATTTCTGAGCTCAGCCAATCAGCACCCTGTGGATACGCTCTACCCTTATTATACCTACGATCACAATTATGAATACTATCGTGGGCGCCGGATCAATGATCGATTGAGAATTCTCAAAGACATGATCCCTAAAGACATGATGAAGCTTCAAAACGACAACTTTAATTACATGGCTTCTGAGAGTCTGCCTATGATGCTGAACTATCTGGATACCGGGAGCTTCGATACCCAGGCCTGGAACTACCACAAAACACTTAGCGAATGGGACTATTTCAATGAACCTTCTTTGAAGGCACCTTCGGTATACCAGCTTTGGTGGGATATCCTTTACCAGCAAATTTGGGATGAAATAGATACCGTTTCCATAGCGATAGACCGACCCAACAAATACGTGACCATAGACCTGTTGAAACGGGATTCATCATTGGTGTTTGCTGACATTCTGGCCACCAACGCCAGAGAAACCACCCGGGACCTCATCAACCTGACCTACCAGAAAGCCATTGACTCACTGGATGTACGCATGTCTCAGAATAATGAAGACTTGAGCTGGTTCACTTTCAAAAACACCACCGTTCGCCACCTGCTCAGACTGGATCCATTCTCAGTGGATCAGGTGCGTGTAGGCGGATATGCCAGCATCGTCAATGCTGCCAGCAAGGGTCACGGCCCGTCCTGGCGCATGGTGGTAGAGATGGATCCGGCGGGTACTAAAGCGTGGGGAGTGTATCCGGGTAGCCAAACAGGCAATCCGGGCAGTCCACTGTACGGTCATATGATTTCCCGATGGGCCTCAGGGGAATATTATCCACTACTCTTTGGTCCGGAGATTAAAAATTCCGATCAGGTGATTTTCACTCAAACCATCCAACCTCAATAA
- a CDS encoding DUF4920 domain-containing protein, translated as MNIKKDISRLLSTNWVVLIISGTFLVVGGSSCENKKASWDSFGDPIAPEAAITTDAMLTGVASADSLAVKFEAEITEVCQMKGCWMTLKSADGSPVRVTFKDYGFFVPKDAAGKKVIIEGVALSEVLDEATARHYAEDSGKPFDENADLRQVSVIASGVLIAKEDQL; from the coding sequence GTGAACATTAAAAAGGACATATCAAGACTCTTATCCACGAATTGGGTGGTATTGATCATTTCAGGGACATTTTTAGTTGTAGGTGGCTCTTCTTGTGAAAACAAGAAGGCGAGTTGGGATTCTTTTGGAGATCCAATAGCTCCTGAGGCTGCCATCACTACCGATGCCATGTTGACGGGGGTTGCCTCCGCAGATAGCCTGGCTGTCAAATTTGAAGCTGAGATCACAGAGGTATGCCAGATGAAGGGCTGTTGGATGACCTTGAAATCTGCCGATGGGAGCCCTGTACGGGTTACGTTTAAAGATTATGGCTTTTTCGTACCGAAGGATGCTGCCGGGAAAAAGGTCATCATAGAAGGTGTAGCATTATCAGAAGTGCTGGATGAGGCCACAGCCAGACACTATGCCGAAGACTCGGGCAAACCATTTGATGAAAACGCCGATTTACGGCAAGTATCAGTAATTGCCAGTGGTGTGCTGATAGCGAAAGAGGATCAGCTGTAA